The Coccidioides posadasii str. Silveira chromosome 3, complete sequence genome contains a region encoding:
- a CDS encoding uncharacterized protein (SECRETED:SignalP(1-24)~EggNog:ENOG410Q53H), producing MRLSKTPLLAVLAAISSLTSAVNAEVKCHNQGIPFTVSEADSAISAICANLSNNDQPGQDVREYTHGNIKIEAKLHCVPLNSRCLGVLREIIEKCDQGSEQKYGGQYLGEYCGDYTITGIQKGA from the exons ATGCGTCTCTCTAAGACACCATTGCTCGCTGTTCTCGCGGCGATAAGCTCGTTGACGTCCGCTGTCAACGCTGAAGTCAAGTGCCACAACCAAGGCATCCCGTTCACCGTCAGCGAGGCAGAC TCCGCAATTTCCGCAATTTGCGCCAACCTGTCCAACAACGACCAGCCGGGCCAGGACGTCCGAGAATACACACACGGCAACATAAAGATCGAGGCAAAACTTCACTGCGTGCCGCTGAACTCGAGGTGCCTGGGTGTCCTCCGCGAGATCATCGAGAAGTGTGATCAGGGGTCGGAACAGAAGTACGGTGGGCAGTATCTCGGCGAATATTGCGGGGATTATACGATCACTGGGATCCAGAAAGGTGCTTAA
- a CDS encoding uncharacterized protein (EggNog:ENOG410PQHK), protein MSFGTAYRWDKPWIGKLNLDPAEWHGDEPLELGPDEETDPKFKSAGKLGRMPLELIYKICLKLDVVTLANFRAASSSYRAVVDSVLQYRRLEEHAKDALKLLAITGVGKQYSLEEVYDEFCQPWCRACGKFGAYLFLPTLRRCCHNCHFIAPELYVASFTEVISNYGLPPDVASKLHVVHSLAGWYGTMRSNELWVHRDTLVSTYEAEQLALGLYGSEANMVRAFNRRKMRTQRSAQKQAQKSAQSTWLTGNFATLPRSTPMSIAPARFLFCRQFPLTRHFMATIAFPYFDQSTRASESGVYCKACTVAFERTIVEMEDTHELLLEILDQRYHRAYLEEDMPEHFATCSSMQMRLHDFPSAMLPKWPYHREGEDFLIEYEEPEEEELESDS, encoded by the coding sequence ATGTCCTTTGGGACCGCTTATCGTTGGGATAAGCCCTGGATCGGCAAGCTGAACCTCGACCCTGCCGAATGGCATGGAGACGAGCCGTTGGAGCTAGGCCCAGATGAGGAAACCGACCCCAAGTTCAAATCTGCTGGAAAGCTTGGCCGCATGCCTCTCGAGTTGATTTACAAGATATGTCTCAAACTCGACGTGGTCACCTTGGCCAACTTCCGCGCTGCAAGCTCGTCGTACCGGGCCGTCGTCGATTCGGTCCTCCAGTATCGCAGACTCGAGGAACACGCAAAGGACGCGCTCAAGCTTCTAGCAATAACGGGAGTCGGCAAACAGTACAGTCTTGAGGAGGTTTACGATGAGTTTTGTCAGCCCTGGTGTCGAGCCTGCGGGAAATTCGGCGCGTACCTCTTCCTCCCGACTCTGCGCCGTTGTTGCCATAATTGCCACTTCATCGCGCCAGAGCTGTATGTGGCTAGTTTTACCGAAGTGATCTCCAACTACGGGCTTCCTCCAGACGTTGCGAGCAAGCTGCATGTTGTTCATAGCCTTGCGGGATGGTATGGGACCATGCGGTCAAATGAGCTTTGGGTGCACCGCGACACGTTGGTCAGCACGTACGAGGCCGAGCAGCTTGCTCTCGGTCTGTATGGAAGCGAAGCAAATATGGTCAGAGCTTTCAACCGGCGGAAGATGAGGACCCAGCGCTCGGCCCAGAAGCAAGCCCAGAAATCGGCACAGTCGACCTGGCTCACTGGTAACTTCGCGACGCTTCCCCGCTCGACCCCCATGAGCATTGCACCAGCGCGGTTCTTGTTCTGCCGCCAATTCCCCCTCACGCGCCATTTCATGGCCACGATTGCCTTCCCGTATTTCGACCAGAGCACCCGCGCGTCTGAATCTGGCGTCTACTGCAAAGCATGCACTGTTGCATTCGAGCGCACCATCGTCGAGATGGAGGATACGCATGAGCTCTTGCTTGAAATTCTCGATCAACGATACCATAGGGCATACTTGGAGGAGGATATGCCGGAACATTTTGCTACGTGCTCGTCGATGCAGATGCGCCTTCACGACTTCCCGTCAGCGATGCTGCCCAAGTGGCCGTACCATCGAGAGGGTGAGGATTTCCTGATCGAATACGAAGAACCCGAGGAAGAGGAGCTTGAATCTGATTCTTGA